From the genome of Kryptolebias marmoratus isolate JLee-2015 linkage group LG19, ASM164957v2, whole genome shotgun sequence, one region includes:
- the LOC108242536 gene encoding probable G-protein coupled receptor 132 — protein MLDNMAAPANQSSASCVLPYAEGRLPLMFLYISVLVVGLPANLLTVFLTWQQVRRKNVLGVYLWSLSLCDLTYLCTLPLWADYVSRGHLWQWTSAACKLTGYIFFTNMYVSIFLLCCISCDRYVAVAYSLEVRGLRRQRHAVLITVAIVAVVATGHVAVFVMKEGDAAEGSGRCFEPSQSSATVMGLNFARFVIGFLLPLLLLVVTNSCVLATVRRSTGLQRRQKRRVQWLAVAVVLLFLVCFAPYHLILLVRAVVFQLPPANGDRCLFDRTLYTPYTISLGLSTINSAINPILYVLSSNNIRKELYQGFAQACSRSPASSSQNQMQPSDKS, from the coding sequence ATGCTGGACAACATGGCCgccccagccaatcagagctcagCGAGCTGCGTGCTGCCGTACGCCGAGGGCCGCCTGCCGCTCATGTTTCTGTACATCAGCGTTCTGGTCGTCGGTCTTCCCGCCAACCTGCTGACTGTCTTCCTCACCTGGCAGCAGGTGCGCAGGAAGAACGTGCTGGGTGTGTACCTGTGGAGCCTGTCGCTGTGTGACCTGACGTACCTGTGCACCCTGCCGCTGTGGGCGGATTATGTCAGCAGGGGGCACCTGTGGCAGTGGACGTCGGCCGCCTGCAAACTGACAGGCTACATCTTCTTCACCAACATGTACGTCAGCATCTTCCTGCTCTGCTGCATCTCCTGCGACCGCTACGTGGCGGTGGCGTACAGCCTGGAGGTGCGCGGCCTGAGGCGGCAGCGCCACGCCGTGCTCATCACCGTTGCCATAGTAGCGGTGGTGGCCACAGGTCACGTCGCCGTCTTCGTCATGAAGGAGGGCGACGCCGCAGAAGGCTCGGGCCGCTGCTTCGAGCCGAGCCAGAGCAGCGCCACGGTGATGGGCCTGAACTTTGCCCGTTTCGTCATCGGCTtcctgctgccgctgctgctgctggtggtgacCAACTCCTGCGTCCTGGCCACGGTGCGGCGCAGCACGGGGCTGCAGCGCCGCCAGAAGAGGCGCGTTCAGTGGCTGGCGGTCGCCGTGGTGCTGCTGTTCCTGGTCTGCTTCGCTCCGTACCACCTGATCCTGCTGGTCCGGGCCGTCGTCTTCCAGCTGCCCCCGGCCAACGGCGACCGCTGTCTCTTCGACAGGACTCTGTACACGCCCTACACCATCTCCCTCGGCCTGTCCACCATCAACAGCGCCATCAACCCCATCCTCTACGTCCTCTCCAGCAACAACATCCGCAAGGAGCTGTACCAAGGATTCGCCCAGGCGTGCAGCCGCTCACCTGCCAGCAGCAGCCAGAACCAGATGCAGCCATCAGACAAGTCTTAA